One Pseudodesulfovibrio cashew DNA window includes the following coding sequences:
- a CDS encoding HD domain-containing protein has product MATAKTLYDFIDPADGEGVLREVEFLLARAWPERDFSVVRQAFRDVERLFAGEYPGYRACNTAYHDFEHTCAVFLAAVRLVDGALAEGETFPRAAAVKCVLAALFHDVGLIQAEGDDSGTGAVHTVGHEARSIRFMRENLEGKLAPEDLDDVADCIRCTILNMPPGLIEFRTDDMRRMGEFVGSADLLAQMADRYYLEKLPRLFEEFREAGIPGYASAHDLLVRTRVFYQEVARPRLERDLGRARRFMAAHFRSRWQAGEDLYARAIQDNLKRLDRILSECGEDLDCFREQLRLDGVSLDLL; this is encoded by the coding sequence ATGGCCACCGCTAAGACGCTTTACGACTTCATCGATCCGGCGGACGGGGAGGGCGTCCTTCGCGAGGTGGAATTTCTGCTGGCCCGGGCTTGGCCCGAAAGGGATTTCAGTGTGGTCAGGCAGGCATTTCGCGACGTGGAACGCCTTTTTGCCGGAGAGTATCCTGGTTACCGGGCGTGCAACACCGCGTATCACGACTTCGAACACACCTGCGCCGTTTTCCTGGCTGCTGTCCGGCTTGTGGACGGGGCTCTGGCCGAGGGGGAGACCTTTCCCCGCGCTGCCGCCGTCAAGTGCGTGCTGGCAGCCCTGTTCCACGATGTGGGGCTGATTCAGGCCGAGGGCGACGACTCTGGCACAGGTGCCGTGCACACTGTGGGGCACGAGGCGCGCTCAATCCGCTTCATGCGGGAGAATCTTGAGGGGAAGCTTGCCCCCGAAGACCTCGACGACGTGGCGGATTGCATCCGCTGCACCATCCTGAACATGCCGCCCGGGCTGATCGAGTTCCGGACGGACGACATGCGCAGGATGGGGGAATTCGTGGGCAGCGCGGACTTGCTGGCCCAGATGGCGGACCGCTACTATCTGGAAAAGCTGCCCCGCCTGTTCGAGGAGTTCCGGGAGGCGGGCATCCCGGGCTACGCCTCGGCCCACGATCTGCTGGTCAGGACGCGCGTCTTCTATCAGGAGGTGGCCAGGCCGCGCCTGGAGAGGGACCTGGGCCGCGCCCGTCGGTTCATGGCAGCCCATTTCCGCAGCCGCTGGCAAGCCGGCGAAGATCTCTACGCCCGAGCCATTCAGGACAATCTCAAGCGCCTGGACCGCATTCTGTCGGAATGCGGCGAGGACCTGGACTGCTTCAGGGAACAGCTCCGCCTGGACGGTGTTTCCCTGGACCTCCTTTAG
- a CDS encoding EAL and HDOD domain-containing protein — protein MSDQSKKSYEKVFVARQPVFRPDETLWGYELLFRSGRENMAVVVDESEATSSVIADGLIMALEGVDESARILINFPEQMLLEDVGFALPRETCVIEILENVRPSKKTLAAVRRLKEAGYTIAVDDYFGQPQLKPFIDLADIVKIDLLELGSDPDRVAEAVEAVPVSGVELLGEKVEDEATFRFLKDLGFTLFQGFFFSKPEILPGRKLSANETTKLQLLSELSSEGLEPARLAEILQSDPSLSYRLFRYINSVGFGLRSKVTSLKRAIDMMGMLQAKQWLRTVVLADMNTTPKGGELAFMAVHRARFLESFCSLSSDKPCNTDVLFIVGLFSLLDSMLGMKMVDILETLPLDDEVKRGLTSESDAHDYLHLAACYERGQWEETVRIIERHGLDVDQVDAIYARARIWAQEMMGHASPPEEADVVE, from the coding sequence ATGTCCGACCAGTCCAAGAAATCATACGAAAAGGTGTTCGTGGCCCGGCAGCCCGTGTTTCGCCCGGATGAGACCCTCTGGGGATACGAGCTGCTGTTTCGTTCCGGCAGGGAGAATATGGCCGTCGTGGTCGACGAGTCCGAGGCCACGTCCTCGGTCATCGCAGACGGTCTGATCATGGCCCTGGAGGGAGTGGACGAGAGCGCGCGCATTCTCATCAACTTTCCTGAGCAGATGTTGCTGGAGGACGTGGGGTTCGCCCTGCCCAGGGAAACCTGCGTCATCGAGATTCTGGAAAACGTGCGCCCCAGCAAGAAGACCCTGGCCGCCGTGCGGCGGCTGAAGGAGGCGGGCTACACCATCGCCGTGGACGACTATTTCGGTCAGCCACAGCTCAAGCCTTTCATCGACCTGGCGGACATCGTCAAGATCGATCTGCTGGAGCTTGGCTCCGACCCGGACAGAGTCGCAGAGGCCGTAGAGGCCGTACCGGTCTCCGGGGTCGAGCTTCTTGGCGAGAAGGTGGAGGACGAAGCCACCTTCCGTTTCCTCAAGGACTTGGGCTTCACCCTGTTTCAGGGATTTTTCTTCAGCAAGCCGGAAATCCTGCCCGGTCGCAAGCTCTCGGCCAATGAGACCACCAAGCTGCAGCTGCTTTCGGAGCTGTCTTCAGAGGGGCTGGAACCGGCTCGGCTGGCCGAAATCCTCCAGTCTGATCCGAGCCTGAGCTACCGTCTGTTCCGCTACATCAACTCCGTGGGGTTCGGGCTGCGCAGCAAGGTTACCTCGCTCAAGCGGGCCATCGACATGATGGGCATGCTCCAGGCCAAGCAGTGGCTGCGCACAGTGGTTCTGGCGGACATGAACACCACCCCCAAGGGCGGAGAGCTCGCCTTCATGGCCGTGCATCGCGCCCGGTTTCTGGAATCCTTCTGTTCCCTCTCTTCGGACAAGCCCTGCAACACGGACGTCCTGTTCATCGTCGGCCTGTTTTCTCTCCTCGACAGCATGCTTGGCATGAAGATGGTGGACATCCTGGAGACGCTCCCCCTTGACGACGAGGTGAAACGGGGACTGACCAGCGAGAGCGATGCTCATGATTATCTTCATCTGGCCGCCTGCTACGAGCGGGGGCAGTGGGAGGAGACCGTGCGGATCATTGAACGGCACGGACTGGACGTGGATCAGGTGGACGCCATTTACGCCCGGGCGCGCATCTGGGCACAGGAGATGATGGGGCACGCCTCGCCGCCCGAAGAGGCAGACGTTGTGGAATAG
- the murI gene encoding glutamate racemase, whose translation MENPASLPIGIFDSGVGGLTVLKALAERLPCEDFLYLGDTARLPYGTKSAQTVSRYAVQCSAELVRRRVKLLVVACNTASAVAIAPLRQAYPGIPVIGVVEPGARAACAATRNKAVAVIATESTIAGGAYQRAIHLIEPEARIVGHPCPLFVALAEEGWTEGAIPEGVAARYLDPVFRPASGTEHPVIPDTLVLGCTHFPLLAPAIRNVVDPSTTIVDSAATTAETVYAELARLGLGRKDGACGSARYLTTDDAARFARTGTRFLGRPIGEGDVELVDL comes from the coding sequence ATGGAGAATCCAGCGTCCCTGCCCATCGGCATCTTCGATTCCGGCGTGGGCGGACTGACCGTACTCAAGGCCCTTGCGGAGCGGTTGCCCTGCGAGGACTTCCTTTATCTCGGCGACACGGCCAGGCTGCCCTACGGCACCAAATCGGCCCAGACTGTCTCCCGCTACGCCGTGCAGTGCTCGGCCGAGCTGGTGCGGCGGCGGGTCAAGCTCCTCGTGGTGGCCTGCAACACGGCCTCTGCCGTGGCCATCGCCCCGCTCCGGCAGGCCTATCCCGGCATTCCGGTCATCGGCGTGGTGGAGCCCGGCGCACGGGCTGCCTGCGCCGCCACTCGCAACAAGGCGGTGGCGGTCATCGCTACCGAGTCCACCATCGCCGGGGGAGCCTACCAGCGGGCCATCCATCTGATCGAGCCGGAGGCGCGCATCGTGGGCCACCCCTGTCCGCTGTTCGTGGCGCTGGCCGAAGAGGGCTGGACCGAGGGAGCTATTCCCGAAGGGGTGGCCGCCCGCTATCTGGACCCGGTGTTCCGCCCCGCATCCGGCACGGAGCACCCTGTGATCCCGGATACGTTGGTCCTGGGCTGCACGCACTTCCCGCTTCTGGCCCCGGCAATACGCAACGTGGTGGACCCGTCCACGACCATCGTGGACTCCGCCGCAACCACGGCCGAGACCGTGTACGCCGAACTTGCCCGCCTCGGCCTGGGGCGCAAGGACGGGGCCTGCGGGTCCGCTCGCTACCTGACAACGGACGACGCCGCACGCTTCGCCCGGACCGGCACCCGCTTCCTGGGCAGGCCCATCGGCGAGGGCGACGTGGAGCTGGTCGACCTCTAA
- a CDS encoding SLC13 family permease has product MIHYLREKRWFFITLVIQAAMLLGPVPEGVTPEGWKVLVMTVGATLLFVTEPIPLPAVALLIILGQVFLLGMDSSLVAKSLMKDSVLFIMGSLMLAVALVKQKLDKRLALVIVSITGSNTYNIAFGISIFSGILASFIGEHTVAAMMLPVALSLLQLATDDERQRRALAILFLFSISYACAMAGIGTPSGGARNAIMIDYLRDFFYSGTDPATDRYRVSYLRWMIYAYPVFLIQLPLMHFILRRTCGVDVRDMSVAVAKLREQVGEEGALQGRHYVAIALFLGILVGWVGFSSKVGMGTIAILGAVLFLVAGLVRWQDLNSGVNWGVVWLYAAAISLGVQMRDTGAAAWAAGLFMDTLAPVGLGSGLGLLASVMFLTTFITNTMSNGAAVAVLGPIVLSMAVESGTNPLAVGMVTAVSSAFAYFTVIGTPASTIVYSSGYLLPPDFMRVGWRMAIMSFAVLILASKLYWPLVGM; this is encoded by the coding sequence GTGATCCATTACCTGCGCGAAAAACGGTGGTTCTTCATCACCCTGGTCATCCAGGCGGCCATGCTGCTCGGCCCCGTGCCCGAAGGCGTCACGCCCGAAGGGTGGAAGGTGCTGGTCATGACCGTGGGCGCGACCCTGCTGTTCGTCACCGAGCCCATCCCCCTGCCCGCAGTGGCCCTGCTGATCATCCTCGGTCAGGTCTTCCTGCTCGGCATGGACTCCAGCCTGGTGGCCAAGTCGCTGATGAAGGACTCCGTGCTCTTCATCATGGGCTCGCTCATGCTCGCCGTGGCCCTGGTCAAGCAGAAGCTCGACAAGCGCCTTGCCTTGGTCATCGTCAGTATTACGGGATCGAATACGTATAACATCGCGTTTGGTATTTCCATTTTCTCCGGTATTCTGGCCTCGTTCATCGGCGAGCACACCGTGGCGGCCATGATGCTGCCCGTGGCCCTTTCCCTGCTGCAATTGGCCACCGATGACGAGAGGCAGCGCAGAGCCCTGGCCATCCTGTTCCTGTTCTCCATCTCCTACGCCTGCGCCATGGCCGGTATCGGCACACCTTCCGGCGGGGCGCGCAACGCGATCATGATCGATTACCTGCGGGACTTTTTCTATTCAGGGACCGATCCGGCCACGGACCGCTACCGCGTCAGTTATCTCCGCTGGATGATCTACGCCTACCCGGTCTTCCTGATACAGCTGCCGCTCATGCACTTCATCCTCCGTCGCACCTGCGGGGTGGACGTCCGGGACATGAGCGTGGCGGTGGCGAAGCTCAGGGAGCAGGTGGGCGAGGAGGGCGCGCTTCAGGGCAGGCACTATGTGGCCATTGCGCTTTTCCTGGGCATCCTGGTGGGCTGGGTCGGATTTTCGTCCAAGGTGGGCATGGGCACCATCGCCATCCTGGGCGCGGTCCTGTTCCTGGTGGCCGGGCTGGTCCGCTGGCAGGACCTCAACTCCGGCGTCAACTGGGGCGTGGTCTGGCTGTATGCGGCGGCTATCTCGCTGGGAGTGCAGATGCGAGACACGGGCGCGGCGGCCTGGGCCGCAGGGCTGTTCATGGACACCCTGGCCCCGGTGGGGCTGGGCAGCGGTCTGGGGCTGCTCGCCTCGGTCATGTTCCTGACCACCTTCATCACCAACACCATGAGCAATGGCGCGGCCGTGGCCGTGCTCGGGCCCATCGTTCTCTCCATGGCCGTTGAGTCCGGGACGAATCCACTGGCCGTGGGGATGGTTACCGCCGTTTCCAGCGCCTTTGCCTATTTCACGGTCATCGGCACCCCGGCCTCCACCATCGTCTATTCGTCGGGCTATCTTCTTCCCCCCGATTTCATGCGTGTCGGATGGCGCATGGCGATCATGTCTTTTGCCGTCCTCATTCTGGCTTCGAAACTGTACTGGCCCCTGGTGGGCATGTAA
- a CDS encoding universal stress protein, which yields MTQDDQRLRILVCIGGGPEAFTGLKFVHRMAEASCPDIALLYVRPLDSGLKSGGMEVRVARENVLDWGLELPGMAHLKRARDILAEMGDIDKEKTEGWVHRDISGDPAGEFIRECENPCGGSISLRLRTAHDVTSAVVDEADRFKADFIIVGGSPAPREGLRRYLAPRQRALKIAAHIGCSVIVARRLEPGHGHMVCVEDTDTSRAMLPKAIRYSKACDCPVTLLSVAGDEADREAAEKAVREAAEAFRAEGMEPHEELVEVGDPAEVIMEIGYDFSLIVLGESEKPWFAKAFSVSHEVADRARNSVMIIK from the coding sequence ATGACGCAGGACGACCAAAGGTTGCGGATATTGGTTTGCATAGGAGGAGGGCCCGAGGCCTTCACGGGTCTCAAGTTCGTCCACCGCATGGCCGAGGCGAGTTGCCCGGACATCGCGCTGCTCTATGTCCGTCCCCTGGATTCGGGTCTCAAGTCCGGCGGCATGGAAGTGCGCGTGGCCAGGGAGAACGTTTTGGACTGGGGATTGGAACTGCCCGGCATGGCCCACCTCAAGAGGGCGCGGGACATCCTGGCCGAGATGGGCGACATCGACAAGGAAAAGACCGAGGGCTGGGTCCACAGAGATATTTCGGGCGATCCTGCGGGCGAGTTCATCCGCGAATGCGAGAACCCTTGCGGGGGGAGCATCTCCCTGCGGCTGCGCACCGCGCATGACGTGACCAGCGCCGTGGTGGACGAGGCTGATCGTTTCAAGGCGGATTTCATCATCGTGGGCGGTTCCCCCGCCCCGAGGGAAGGGCTCAGGCGGTATCTGGCACCCCGACAGCGGGCGTTGAAGATTGCGGCCCACATCGGGTGCTCAGTCATCGTGGCCAGGCGACTGGAGCCCGGACACGGCCATATGGTCTGCGTGGAGGATACCGACACCTCACGGGCCATGCTGCCCAAGGCCATCCGGTACAGCAAGGCATGCGACTGCCCGGTCACCCTCCTGTCCGTGGCCGGGGACGAAGCGGACCGGGAAGCGGCCGAGAAGGCCGTGCGCGAGGCCGCCGAAGCCTTTCGCGCCGAGGGCATGGAGCCCCATGAGGAACTGGTGGAGGTGGGCGACCCGGCCGAGGTCATCATGGAGATAGGATACGATTTCTCGCTCATCGTCCTCGGAGAGTCCGAAAAGCCGTGGTTCGCCAAGGCGTTCAGCGTCTCCCACGAGGTCGCGGACCGGGCCAGGAACTCGGTGATGATCATCAAGTAG
- the ilvN gene encoding acetolactate synthase small subunit, translating to MKRTMSALAENKPGVLAELAAAFGKSGANILSLAAGETENPGVSRIVLRLEGDDEAIDAAELCLRNLDGIIGIDDLSRKDFVDRELVMIKIAMSPQSTGQLMQIFEVFRANVVGMGQETITVELSGDQERIDGLIQMVKPYGIKSMCRSGMIALKRGDE from the coding sequence TTGAAGCGCACCATGTCCGCCCTGGCCGAGAACAAGCCGGGCGTGTTGGCCGAGTTGGCCGCGGCGTTCGGCAAGTCCGGCGCAAACATCCTGTCGCTGGCCGCCGGAGAGACCGAAAATCCCGGGGTATCCCGCATCGTGCTGCGGCTGGAGGGGGACGACGAGGCCATCGACGCTGCCGAGCTGTGTCTGCGCAATCTCGACGGCATCATCGGGATCGACGATCTTTCCCGGAAGGATTTCGTGGATCGCGAGCTGGTCATGATTAAGATCGCCATGAGCCCGCAGAGCACCGGGCAGCTCATGCAGATTTTCGAGGTCTTCCGGGCCAACGTCGTGGGCATGGGCCAGGAGACCATCACCGTGGAGCTTTCCGGTGACCAGGAGCGCATTGACGGCCTGATTCAGATGGTCAAGCCTTACGGCATCAAGTCCATGTGCCGGTCCGGGATGATCGCACTCAAGCGCGGCGACGAGTAG
- a CDS encoding bifunctional enoyl-CoA hydratase/phosphate acetyltransferase has product MIEYEAVTSLNGLVRNVLEHTRGGPLPRVAIARSAEGHVLRAGVEAYERGVAEPILIGDMEETRRIADERGLDISQFASIHMPDDAQAVHEAVQLFRRGEAHFIMKGLVSTAVLLKGVLNKETGVPLEGRILSHVAAFESPIDGRLMLITDPAVNIAPNLQRKVAILKNALDVARKLGIPRPKVAVLAATEKINYPAMPATLDGDILTKMARQGEFGDAEVLGPLSLDLAVSRQAACSKHFESPVAGCADILLAPNIEAGNILYKGLTVLTGCTMAAVVVGSRAPVVVPSRGDSDESKFHSLALASLLAHRSEV; this is encoded by the coding sequence ATGATCGAGTATGAAGCCGTAACCAGCCTTAACGGGCTGGTCCGCAACGTCCTGGAGCACACACGCGGCGGGCCGCTGCCCCGGGTAGCCATCGCCCGCTCCGCCGAAGGGCACGTCTTGCGCGCCGGGGTGGAGGCCTACGAGCGCGGCGTGGCCGAGCCCATTCTCATCGGCGACATGGAGGAGACCCGGCGCATCGCAGACGAGCGCGGCCTCGACATTTCGCAGTTCGCATCCATCCACATGCCGGACGACGCCCAGGCCGTGCACGAGGCCGTACAGCTGTTTCGGCGCGGCGAAGCGCATTTTATCATGAAGGGGCTGGTCTCCACCGCCGTGCTGCTCAAGGGTGTGCTGAACAAGGAGACGGGCGTCCCGCTGGAGGGCCGCATCCTGAGCCACGTGGCCGCGTTCGAGTCGCCCATCGACGGAAGGCTGATGCTCATCACCGACCCGGCCGTGAATATCGCGCCCAACCTGCAACGCAAGGTGGCCATCCTCAAGAACGCCCTGGACGTGGCTCGGAAGCTGGGCATCCCCCGGCCCAAGGTCGCCGTGCTGGCGGCCACGGAAAAGATAAACTATCCGGCCATGCCCGCCACCCTGGACGGAGACATACTGACCAAGATGGCGCGCCAGGGCGAGTTCGGCGACGCCGAGGTCCTCGGCCCCCTGTCCCTGGATCTGGCGGTCTCCCGCCAGGCCGCGTGCAGCAAACATTTCGAGAGCCCCGTGGCCGGATGCGCGGACATCCTGCTCGCCCCGAATATCGAGGCGGGCAACATTCTGTACAAGGGGCTGACCGTGCTGACCGGCTGCACCATGGCCGCCGTGGTGGTGGGCAGCCGCGCCCCGGTGGTGGTGCCTTCGCGGGGGGATTCCGACGAGTCCAAGTTCCATTCCCTGGCCCTGGCGAGCCTGCTCGCCCATCGGAGCGAGGTATGA
- the buk gene encoding butyrate kinase: MRIFVINPGSTSTKLAVYEDGEQSLYREYQHDKAEMIRFDHVTDQHGLRMEAIRNTLKDAGLDGADFDAVAARGGLLHPLEGGVYEVSDGMLDDLSQCRYGEHPCNLGAVLADELSREWGVPAYVVDPAVTDELMDVARITGLPGLERRSLFHALNQRNAARTVAAQLGIEYESANFIVCHMGGGVTIGAHRQGRVVDVVNGLDGEGPLTPERTGGLPVVPVLDRIISGRTTPEELRESVLRRGGLFAHLGTSDMREVVRRIEEGDGGARLVFRAQAYQTARFIASMVPALVDEHGVLDLASVVLTGGLARSEALVREITRMTAWIGPVSVVVGDEEMRALASGAERVLTGRESAKTYVRRT; the protein is encoded by the coding sequence ATGAGGATATTCGTCATCAACCCCGGCTCCACCTCGACCAAGCTGGCGGTCTACGAGGACGGAGAGCAGTCGCTGTACCGGGAATACCAGCACGACAAGGCGGAGATGATCCGCTTCGACCATGTGACCGACCAGCACGGGCTGCGCATGGAGGCCATCCGCAATACCCTTAAGGATGCGGGGCTGGACGGCGCGGATTTCGATGCCGTGGCCGCGCGCGGCGGATTGCTTCATCCGCTGGAGGGTGGCGTTTACGAAGTGTCCGACGGCATGTTGGACGACCTGTCCCAATGCCGTTACGGAGAGCATCCGTGCAACCTCGGCGCGGTCCTGGCCGACGAGCTGAGCCGGGAGTGGGGCGTGCCCGCCTACGTGGTGGACCCCGCGGTGACGGACGAGCTCATGGATGTGGCCCGGATCACCGGGCTGCCCGGCCTGGAGCGTCGTTCCCTGTTTCACGCCCTGAATCAGCGCAACGCGGCCCGCACCGTGGCCGCGCAACTCGGCATCGAATACGAATCAGCCAATTTCATTGTCTGCCATATGGGCGGCGGCGTGACCATCGGCGCGCATCGGCAAGGCCGGGTGGTGGACGTGGTCAACGGCCTGGACGGCGAGGGGCCGCTCACCCCGGAGCGTACGGGTGGCCTGCCCGTGGTCCCGGTGCTGGACAGAATTATTTCCGGGCGGACCACGCCCGAGGAGTTGCGGGAGAGCGTGCTCAGGCGGGGCGGCCTGTTCGCGCACCTCGGCACCAGCGACATGCGCGAGGTGGTCCGGCGAATTGAGGAGGGCGACGGCGGCGCACGCCTTGTCTTCCGCGCCCAGGCCTACCAGACCGCCCGGTTCATCGCGTCCATGGTTCCGGCTCTGGTGGACGAGCACGGCGTGCTCGACCTCGCCTCTGTGGTGCTGACCGGGGGCCTGGCCCGCAGCGAGGCGCTGGTGAGGGAAATAACCCGGATGACGGCCTGGATCGGACCGGTTTCCGTGGTCGTCGGCGACGAGGAAATGCGCGCCCTGGCCTCCGGGGCGGAGCGGGTGTTGACGGGTCGGGAGAGCGCGAAAACGTACGTGCGGCGTACATAG